From a single Cryptococcus deuterogattii R265 chromosome 5, complete sequence genomic region:
- a CDS encoding CDK-activating kinase assembly factor MAT1, producing MSRIPPKKIALSSSTIRRPAQPTHRAPQLKQTGPRGKGHEDGYLYVAGVRDPSKRVTEYRTEQDVCPICHTDRQFNKNLRLLVSPCYHKMCESCIDRLFTLGPEPCPQCGRILRKVNFAHQTFEDLKVEKEVSVRRRMADIFNKRRDDFENDRQYDDYLELVEDLTFNLLNDVSIPETEARITEWQRQNKSIIQANKHKAEEESMSQSKREEIERRAREERMRMIEEAERVERMEDERIKGEVTQALAKGETKRAREIEIEAREAKRLRAEALFKFVPPSLLSAQPQEGDVFHSPLSPSYNGPFIPIPYSDPDTAPWAGWYDPKGEYVDRRSGVMFVREDREGKVRGGGYDLRLFWEMEVRSAVEALGVEPLV from the exons ATGTCTCGAATTCCTCCCAAAAAAATTGCCTTATCATCGTCTACCATCCGTAGACCCGCCCAACCCACTCACAGGGCACCTCAGCTCAAACAGACTGGTCCCCGCGGAAAAGGCCATGAAGACGGATATCTCTACGTTGCTGGAGTCAGGGATCCCAGCAAACGCGTTACAGAATATCGC ACGGAACAAGATGTATGCCCAATCTGCCATACCGATCGACAATTCAACAAGAATCTGCGATTACTCGTCTCTCCTTGCTATCACAAGAT GTGTGAATCATGTATCGATCGTCTCTTCACTCTTGGCCCAGAACCGTGTCCTCAATGCGGCCGTATCCTTCGAAAAGTAAACTTTGCGCATCAGACATTTGAAGATCTCAaagtggaaaaggaagtATCAGTCCGACGGCGAATGGCCGATAT ATTCAACAAGCGGAGAGATGATTTTGAAAATGATCGACAATATGACGATTACCTCGAACTCGTCGAAGACCTTA CAttcaacctcctcaacgACGTCTCCATCCCTGAAACCGAAGCCCGCATCACCGAATGGCAACGCCAAAAcaaatccatcatccaagCCAACAAACACAaggccgaggaagaatCCATGTCTCAATCAAAGCGCGAAGAGATCGAGCGTCgggcaagggaagagaggatgaggatgatagaaGAGGCCGAACGGGTTGAGCggatggaagacgagaggatAAAGGGCGAGGTGACGCAGGCACTTGCAAAGGGAGAAACGAAGCGAGCGAgggagattgagattgaAGCAAGAGAGGCAAAACGATTACGCGCCGAAGCGCTTTTCAAATTCGTACCCCCATCACTCTTATCAGCCCAGcctcaagaaggagacgtctttcattctcctctatCACCGTCGTACAATGGGCCATTTATCCCGATACCGTACTCGGACCCTGATACCGCCCCTTGGGCGGGGTGGTACGACCCCAAGGGAGAGTATGTGGATAGACGATCGGGCGTGATGTTCGTCAGAGAAGATAGAGAGGGCAAAGttagaggaggagggtacGATCTGCGATTGTtttgggagatggaggtgagAAGCGCAGTCGAAGCCTTGGGTGTTGAGCCGTTGGTATAG
- a CDS encoding alpha-1,2-mannosyltransferase, translating into MALPGTETIRFRRPTTGPNAVEQKKEPKKDEFGSLAPIGWKRRHQGLLQDQLKRNQQGPFIPSLSLALRLLLLVRTAAAMYSIISDCDEVFNFYEPLHYFQYNHGFQTWELSPQFAVRSWAYILLHWPLAHIGPLILGVGKRPAFFALRICLGAICSFCEAKFFRTVVETVNERVGRYLLFAMILSAGMWSASVAFLPSSFAMYTTMLASSYWFQPATTTPQGTTRTYRATFFYALGAIVGWPFSAALGIPFIFEQLFLGAGEIVPPELKHIWRSKRWDTMWKAVTMSASIVLPVYLIDSWVYGRPTLPTLNIITYNIFSGNGPDLYGTSPPTFYLANLFLNFNCFVPLALLSLPALAVTYKYDFRRLGRTQMAPREGETSPYVLLVTRLAPFYLWFAILTAQSHKEERFFFPAYPLLCFNAAVTIYLVRGWMEKVYIHLTRSPYNASRSSIFSNFTLLVVLLPCLLSVSRIAATYYFYHAPFDIVHHFQYSTLPGILSNLGYEPIPLPESYRPNGKEEEREVQWDLSPLQDLDEPVSICYGTEWHRFPGSYLIPEGVQVNFVQTEFDGMMPRKWEESAKKGRWPRSETRMVRPGRFNGENKASLEHGTFVDPSECMYMVALSMLSHTPTELEPDWTRSPEWEKEFCTTFLDGQSSKWWSRLIYLPWGLLDSGRVYGEYCLMHRKGAVHGA; encoded by the exons ATGGCTCTCCCAGGGACGGAGACTATACGCTTCCGTAGGCCTACAACAGGCCCGAACGCTGTTGAACAGAAAAAGGAGCCGAAAAAGGATGAGTTTGGTAGTCTTGCTCCCAtcggatggaagaggcgaCACCAGGGTTTGCTGCAGGACCAACTTAAGAG gaatCAGCAAGGCCCATTCATTCCCTCCTTATCCCTAGCTTTGCGATTGTTGTTGCTCGTCAGGACGGCCGCAGCTATGTACAGCATCATCTCGGATTGTGATGAGG TGTTCAACTTTTACGAACCCTTGCACTACTTTCAATATAATCACGGTTTCCAGACATGGGAGCTTTCTCCTCAATTCGCTGTGAGAAGCTGGGCGtatatccttcttcattggCCTCTTGCCCACATCGGTCCCCTAATTCTCGGCGTCGGCAAG CGCCCCGCTTTCTTTGCTCTCAGGATCTGTCTCGGTGCCATTTGTTCATTCTGCGAAGCCAAGTTTTTCAGGACTGTGGTGGAGACTGTGAATGAGCGTGTGGGTCGATACTTGCTTTTCGCCATGATCCTCAGTGCGGGCATGTGGTCCGCCAGTGTCG CATTCCTCCCGTCATCGTTCGCCATGTACACCACCATGCTCGCATCTTCCTACTGGTTCCAGCCGGCTACCACCACTCCTCAGGGCACGACTCGTACCTACCGCGCAACATTCTTCTACGCGCTTGGTGCCATTGTCGGGTGGCCATTTAGCGCTGCGCTCGGTATCCCGTTTATCTTTGAACAGCTATTCCTTGGCGCTGGGGAGATTGTGCCTCCTGAGCTCAAGCATATTTGGAGGTCCAAGCGATGGGATACGATGTGGAAGGCAGTGACGATGAGCGCGTCTATCGTTCTCCCTGTATACTTGATCGATTCATGGGTGTACGGCCGTCCGACGCTCCCGACGCTAAACATTATCACTTACAACATTTTCTCCGGTAACGGTCCCGATTTATACGGGACTTCCCCTCCTACATTCTACCTCGCCAACTTGTTCCTCAATTTCAACTGTTTCGTGCCTCTTGCTTTGCTTTCGCTGCCGGCTTTGGCTGTGACGTACAAGTACGATTTCCGCCGATTGGGTAGGACGCAGATGGCGCCCAGGGAAGGCGAGACGAGTCCCTATGTATTGTTGGTCACGAGGCTTGCGCCGTTCTATCTGTGGTTTGCAATCTTGACGGCGCAGTCGCACAAGGAGGAAAGGTTCTTTTTCCCGGCGTACCCGCTTTTGTGCTTTAACGCCGCTGTGACGATTTACCTCGTTagaggatggatggagaaggtgtaCATTCATCTCACCAGGTCGCCTTATAAC GCGAGCcgctcttccatcttttccaacttTACCCTCCTCGttgtcctcctcccctGCCTACTGTCCGTAAGCCGTATCGCCGCTACCTACTACTTCTACCACGCTCCCTTTGATATTGTTCACCATTTCCAATACTCTACCCTTCCTGGTATCCTTTCCAACTTGGGATACGAACCTATCCCTCTCCCTGAAAGCTACCGACCCAATGGtaaagaggaggagcgcGAGGTCCAATGGGATCTTTCCCCCTTGCAAGATCTCGACGAGCCTGTTAGTATCTGTTACGGTACGGAATGGCACAGATTCCCAGGCAGTTACCTCATCCCTGAAGGTGTGCAGGTGAACTTTGTGCAGACCGAGTTTGATGGGATGATGCCTAGGAAGTGGGAGGAAAGtgcgaagaagggcagGTGGCCGAGGAGTGAGACGAGGATGGTAAGACCTGGAAGGTTTAATGGCGAGAACAAGGCTTCGCTCGAGCATGGTACTTTT GTCGACCCGAGCGAATGCATGTACATGGTCGCCCTCTCCATGTTGTCGCACACGCCTACCGAGCTCGAGCCGGACTGGACCAGATCGCCcgaatgggaaaaggagttTTGCACAACGTTTTTGGACGGGCAGAGCAGCAAGTGGTGGTCGAGGCTGATTTACTTGCCATGGGGTCTCTTGGACAGCGGGCGAGTGTATGGAGAGTATTGTTTGATGCACCGGAAGGGTGCTGTGCATGGTGCTTAA